A genome region from Deinococcus sp. KNUC1210 includes the following:
- a CDS encoding ABC transporter ATP-binding protein, protein MITLEHLEKRYGESYAVRDLNITFPDGAITALLGPSGCGKTTTLRMINRLIEPSGGRIVLNGKDTSSLQPEELRRGIGYVIQQIGLFPHLSVAQNVATVPDLLGRPRAQTLARVDELLSLVGLEPNRFRDKRPGELSGGQAQRVGVARALAADPPVLLMDEPFGALDPLARDEVQERFLNIQKALKKTVVIVSHDIDEALRMGDYVALMQTGQLAQFGTPDDLVKRPASEFVRKFLGDDANLRQLAGVPVREFARAGDAAGLPRIEGDTNTRTALALMLRAGNEHAAIWDGEKLLGVVGFEDLALNSHTREPA, encoded by the coding sequence ATGATCACCCTCGAACATCTCGAAAAGCGCTACGGCGAAAGCTACGCGGTCCGCGACCTGAACATCACCTTTCCCGACGGAGCGATCACCGCGCTGCTGGGGCCTTCCGGCTGCGGCAAGACCACCACGCTCCGCATGATCAACCGGCTGATCGAGCCGAGTGGCGGGCGCATCGTCCTGAACGGCAAAGACACGTCCAGCCTGCAGCCCGAAGAGCTGCGCCGGGGTATCGGCTACGTGATTCAGCAGATCGGACTGTTTCCTCATCTGAGCGTGGCGCAGAACGTGGCGACGGTGCCCGATCTGCTGGGCCGCCCCCGAGCGCAGACGCTGGCGCGGGTGGATGAACTGCTGTCGCTGGTGGGCCTGGAGCCGAACCGCTTCCGCGACAAGCGCCCCGGCGAGCTGTCGGGCGGGCAGGCGCAGCGGGTGGGGGTGGCCCGCGCTCTGGCCGCCGATCCGCCTGTGCTGCTGATGGACGAGCCGTTCGGCGCACTCGACCCGCTTGCCAGAGACGAGGTGCAGGAGCGCTTTCTGAACATCCAGAAGGCGCTGAAGAAGACAGTGGTGATCGTGTCGCACGACATCGACGAGGCGCTGCGAATGGGCGATTACGTGGCGCTGATGCAGACCGGACAGCTCGCGCAGTTCGGCACGCCCGACGATCTGGTGAAGCGTCCGGCCTCCGAATTCGTGCGGAAGTTTCTGGGCGACGATGCCAACCTGCGTCAGCTCGCGGGCGTGCCGGTGCGCGAGTTTGCGCGGGCGGGCGACGCTGCCGGGCTGCCGCGCATCGAGGGCGACACCAACACCCGCACCGCACTGGCGCTGATGCTGCGGGCCGGAAACGAGCACGCCGCCATCTGGGACGGTGAGAAACTGCTGGGCGTGGTGGGATTTGAAGACCTGGCCCTCAACAGCCACACGCGGGAACCCGCATGA
- a CDS encoding ABC transporter permease, with protein MEPVPNASGLRVGRVSLSSDVLTVFLLALLPLLASLLLPWVVLRPNRLAPGVPVHLPALQLGLAFVLALLLPLSARFVPRLLWLAGSLLMAAGFWWLGSQTSAALVDQLPFARASASSGLWLWLLGASIGVYGVRLAGQQLAVNGRVWNWLSVAWLLPLIFWAVTGYFSHWSVVVEGRAERERLIQEFIQQITLVGVALLLALILGGPLSVWASRHPGVAGAVLNLASAVQTIPSLALLGLLIAPFSALSTTFPVLRDLGIRGIGVAPALTAMTLYALLPILQNGVVALRGVSEGALDAARGMGMTDAQRFWRVQLPLALPVWLTGVRQAAVLLMGVAAIASQIGAGGLGVYIFKGLQSSAADLILLGVIPAVLLAVALNALLRWLEVVLGRRLGRV; from the coding sequence ATGGAACCTGTCCCGAATGCATCTGGCCTGCGTGTAGGCCGTGTTTCTCTTTCATCCGATGTCCTGACGGTCTTCCTGCTGGCCCTGCTGCCGCTGCTGGCTTCGCTGCTGCTGCCCTGGGTGGTGTTGCGGCCCAATCGTCTGGCTCCCGGCGTTCCCGTGCATCTGCCCGCGCTGCAACTGGGGCTGGCCTTCGTGCTGGCCCTGCTGTTGCCGCTGTCGGCCCGCTTTGTTCCGCGCCTGCTGTGGCTGGCAGGGTCGCTGCTCATGGCGGCGGGGTTCTGGTGGCTGGGCAGCCAGACGAGCGCCGCACTGGTGGACCAGCTGCCGTTTGCGCGTGCCAGCGCCAGCAGCGGGCTGTGGCTGTGGCTGCTTGGGGCGAGCATCGGGGTGTACGGCGTGCGGCTGGCGGGGCAGCAACTCGCGGTAAACGGGCGCGTCTGGAACTGGTTGAGCGTGGCGTGGCTGCTGCCGCTGATCTTCTGGGCGGTCACCGGGTACTTCTCGCACTGGTCGGTGGTGGTCGAGGGCCGGGCCGAGCGCGAGCGGCTGATTCAGGAGTTCATCCAGCAGATCACGCTGGTGGGCGTGGCGCTGCTGCTGGCGCTGATTCTCGGAGGACCGCTGAGCGTGTGGGCGAGTCGCCACCCCGGTGTGGCAGGCGCGGTGCTGAATCTGGCCAGCGCCGTCCAGACGATTCCCAGTCTGGCGCTGCTGGGCCTGCTGATCGCGCCGTTTTCCGCGCTGTCTACCACGTTTCCGGTGCTGCGCGATCTAGGAATTCGCGGAATCGGTGTGGCTCCGGCCCTGACCGCCATGACGCTGTACGCGCTGTTGCCGATTCTGCAAAACGGCGTGGTGGCCCTGCGCGGCGTCTCGGAGGGCGCACTCGACGCCGCACGCGGCATGGGCATGACCGACGCCCAGCGCTTCTGGCGTGTTCAGCTGCCGCTGGCGCTGCCCGTGTGGCTGACGGGGGTGCGGCAGGCCGCCGTGCTGCTGATGGGCGTGGCCGCCATCGCGTCTCAGATCGGGGCGGGCGGGCTGGGCGTGTACATCTTCAAGGGGCTCCAGAGCAGTGCCGCCGACCTGATCCTGCTGGGCGTGATTCCTGCCGTGCTGCTGGCGGTGGCGCTCAATGCGCTGCTGAGGTGGCTGGAAGTGGTCCTGGGCCGCAGACTGGGGCGGGTCTGA
- a CDS encoding glycine betaine ABC transporter substrate-binding protein: MKRMLNLTVAALLAVSAATAAAKPIVVGGKLDPEAQLLSQMIILTLRNAGLEVTDKASLGDTGVNRKAIMAGEIDAYAEYTGNAVYLFPAAKITAAQSKNPGTIYGLARQLDSKNGITWLKPANANNTWAVAVPQAFATQNKISSYVDLAAYLKKGGAFKIAGSPEFFNRDDAFKLFESTYGFTLTDAQKLVLAGATPPQTQQAAASGTNGVNAAMAYATDGSIAALKLVILKDSKNAQPVYQPAPTVRTDTLKANPQIADLLNKTFATLNSQTLQSLNAKIALEGQSAQDVARAYLKSKNLIK, translated from the coding sequence ATGAAACGAATGCTGAATCTGACCGTCGCCGCGCTGCTTGCTGTTTCCGCCGCGACTGCCGCTGCCAAGCCCATTGTGGTGGGCGGCAAGCTCGATCCGGAAGCACAGCTCCTGAGCCAGATGATCATCCTGACGCTGCGGAATGCAGGTCTGGAAGTGACCGACAAGGCGAGTCTGGGTGATACCGGCGTCAACCGCAAGGCGATCATGGCGGGCGAAATCGACGCCTACGCCGAGTACACCGGCAACGCGGTGTATCTGTTCCCGGCAGCCAAGATCACGGCCGCGCAGAGCAAAAACCCCGGCACCATCTACGGTCTGGCGCGTCAGCTCGATTCCAAGAATGGCATCACCTGGTTGAAGCCCGCCAACGCCAACAACACCTGGGCGGTAGCTGTGCCACAGGCCTTCGCTACCCAGAACAAGATCAGCAGTTACGTCGATCTGGCGGCCTACCTGAAGAAGGGCGGCGCGTTCAAGATCGCGGGCAGCCCTGAGTTCTTCAACCGCGACGACGCCTTCAAGCTGTTCGAGAGCACCTACGGCTTTACCCTTACCGACGCGCAGAAGCTGGTGCTGGCCGGAGCCACGCCGCCCCAGACGCAGCAGGCAGCGGCTTCCGGCACCAACGGCGTCAATGCGGCGATGGCCTACGCCACCGACGGCAGCATCGCCGCGCTGAAACTGGTGATCCTGAAGGACAGCAAGAACGCCCAGCCGGTATACCAGCCCGCGCCCACCGTCCGGACCGACACGCTGAAGGCCAATCCGCAGATCGCCGACCTGCTGAACAAGACCTTCGCCACCCTGAACTCTCAGACGCTTCAGAGCCTGAACGCCAAGATCGCGCTCGAAGGTCAGAGCGCTCAGGATGTGGCCCGCGCCTACCTGAAGTCCAAGAACCTGATCAAGTAA
- a CDS encoding HU family DNA-binding protein: MAKSTKTAAAAPKPAAKAAKAAPKAATATAEKSEKIAKTQIIDMVADKTTLNKKQAGEAVASMLDVVVEALKGGKSVGLPGLGTFSVAKTAARQGVRPGTSEKITIPAGKKVRFKVASTLKTGL; this comes from the coding sequence ATGGCAAAAAGCACCAAAACCGCCGCCGCTGCTCCCAAGCCTGCTGCCAAAGCCGCCAAAGCCGCTCCCAAGGCCGCGACTGCGACCGCCGAGAAGAGCGAGAAGATCGCCAAGACCCAGATCATCGATATGGTGGCCGACAAGACGACCCTGAACAAGAAGCAGGCCGGCGAAGCGGTTGCCTCGATGCTCGATGTCGTTGTTGAAGCCCTCAAGGGTGGCAAGAGCGTGGGTCTGCCCGGCCTCGGCACCTTCAGCGTTGCCAAGACCGCTGCGCGTCAGGGCGTGCGCCCCGGCACCAGCGAGAAGATCACCATTCCCGCTGGCAAGAAAGTGCGCTTCAAGGTCGCCAGCACCCTGAAGACCGGCCTCTAA
- a CDS encoding HesA/MoeB/ThiF family protein: protein MLTRDELRRYSRPLLVPEWAESGAQERLKAARVLVVGAGGLGCPVISALAGAGVGTLAIADGDTVSLGNLHRQTLYTTADVGRLKAEAAAARAQLVNPNVRVQALPALTAENALPLVQTADLTIDCTDNFETRYLINDACVAAGQRWVWGAAGGLEGMVSVFGPTCTLRGLFPDPAGAESCDTIGVLGPLLGVIGSLMAAEALKLLAGPDFVRAATTLEGTLLTYDLLNARIRRIELRPARQTAALSKSIL, encoded by the coding sequence ATGCTCACCCGCGACGAACTGCGGCGCTATTCCCGCCCGCTGCTGGTGCCTGAATGGGCCGAGAGCGGCGCACAGGAGCGGTTGAAAGCGGCCCGCGTGTTGGTGGTGGGTGCAGGCGGGCTGGGCTGTCCGGTCATCAGTGCGCTGGCAGGAGCGGGGGTGGGCACGCTCGCCATTGCAGACGGCGACACCGTGAGCCTGGGCAACCTGCACCGCCAGACGCTCTACACCACGGCCGATGTCGGCAGGCTGAAGGCAGAGGCCGCCGCCGCCCGCGCCCAGCTCGTCAATCCGAATGTGCGCGTTCAGGCCCTGCCCGCCCTCACAGCTGAAAATGCACTTCCCCTCGTCCAGACCGCTGATCTGACCATCGACTGCACCGACAACTTCGAGACGCGCTATCTGATCAACGATGCCTGTGTGGCCGCCGGGCAGCGCTGGGTATGGGGCGCAGCGGGCGGGCTGGAGGGGATGGTGAGCGTGTTCGGGCCGACCTGCACGCTGCGCGGCCTCTTTCCCGATCCGGCGGGAGCAGAATCGTGCGACACCATCGGGGTGCTGGGGCCGCTGCTGGGGGTGATCGGCTCGCTGATGGCGGCAGAAGCCCTGAAACTGCTGGCTGGCCCAGACTTTGTGAGGGCCGCCACGACCCTCGAAGGCACCCTCCTGACCTATGACCTCCTGAATGCCCGTATCAGGCGGATCGAACTGCGCCCAGCACGGCAAACGGCGGCCCTGTCTAAATCAATTCTTTAG
- a CDS encoding NAD-dependent malic enzyme, which yields MSRISRYYDVRRDEDDHRYLEVNVTGFSLLHIPLLNKSTGFSPEERKLLGLQGLVPPHQSTLEEQKERTYRRYLMQTSNLEKHVYLRSLQDRNEVLFYAILEDHLEEMLPILYTPTVGEAVQAFSDLYRYPRGLVVSTADIETLDQSLENLPLDDVRMIVATDSSAILGLGDQGFGGMAISIGKLSLYTAAGGVGPDKTLPVELDVGTNRQDLLDDPLYLGKHHQRLTGAEYDEFLDRFVEGVQARYPKAIIQWEDFAKGAAFRVLDRFRRVVPSFNDDIQGTGAMALAGLISASRLKGETLTEQVFVVVGAGAGGIGVASAIRQGLIRAGLSYQDAAARVYVVDRQGLLVQGQPELEEHQLSFARHPEDLKRWSFEGAAPTLLETVQNARATALLGLSGVSGLFSQAVVEAMAQNSERAIIFPLSNPTSNVEALPEEIVRWAGPGTIMASGSPFSDVPHRTPDGVDALVPVGQGNNVFIFPGLGFGAIISRAREITDNMVMEAAQTLADHTDISSGRVYPSIQELREVSIQIAVRVARQAITEGVASERRVRVMNDQELMAFVRRRYWVPKYLPYRRAKQVEAS from the coding sequence ATGTCCAGGATTTCCCGCTACTACGACGTGAGACGCGATGAAGACGACCACCGTTATCTAGAGGTCAATGTGACCGGCTTCTCGCTGCTGCACATTCCGCTGCTCAACAAATCCACCGGATTTTCGCCCGAGGAGCGCAAGCTGCTGGGACTTCAGGGGCTGGTTCCGCCCCACCAGAGCACTCTGGAAGAGCAGAAGGAGCGCACCTATCGCCGCTACCTGATGCAGACCAGCAATCTGGAAAAACACGTGTATCTGAGGTCGCTGCAAGACCGCAACGAGGTGCTGTTCTACGCCATTCTGGAAGATCACCTCGAAGAGATGCTGCCGATTCTGTACACCCCGACGGTGGGCGAGGCGGTGCAGGCCTTCAGCGACCTGTACCGCTACCCACGCGGGCTGGTGGTCAGTACCGCCGACATCGAAACGCTCGATCAGTCGCTGGAAAACCTGCCGCTCGACGACGTGAGGATGATCGTGGCGACCGACAGCAGCGCGATTCTCGGGCTGGGCGATCAGGGCTTCGGCGGCATGGCGATCAGCATCGGCAAACTCAGCCTGTATACGGCGGCAGGCGGTGTCGGGCCAGACAAGACGCTGCCGGTCGAGCTGGACGTGGGCACCAACCGCCAGGACCTGCTCGACGATCCGCTGTATCTGGGCAAGCACCATCAGCGCCTGACCGGAGCCGAGTACGACGAGTTCCTCGACCGCTTCGTGGAGGGCGTGCAGGCCCGCTATCCGAAGGCGATCATCCAGTGGGAGGATTTCGCCAAGGGCGCGGCCTTCCGGGTTCTGGACCGCTTCCGCAGGGTGGTGCCGAGCTTCAACGACGACATTCAGGGCACCGGGGCAATGGCGCTGGCAGGCCTGATCAGCGCGTCGCGTCTGAAGGGCGAGACGCTGACCGAGCAGGTCTTCGTGGTGGTCGGGGCGGGTGCAGGCGGCATCGGGGTGGCGTCGGCCATCCGGCAGGGCCTGATCCGGGCGGGCCTGAGCTATCAGGACGCGGCGGCGCGGGTGTACGTGGTAGACCGCCAGGGGCTGCTGGTGCAGGGTCAGCCGGAACTGGAAGAGCATCAGCTCAGCTTTGCGCGGCATCCGGAAGACCTGAAGCGCTGGAGTTTCGAGGGGGCGGCCCCCACCCTGCTGGAAACGGTCCAGAATGCTCGCGCCACGGCGCTGCTGGGGCTGTCGGGGGTCAGCGGGCTGTTCTCTCAGGCGGTGGTCGAGGCGATGGCGCAGAACAGCGAGCGGGCCATCATCTTCCCGCTGTCCAACCCCACCAGCAACGTGGAAGCCCTGCCCGAAGAGATCGTGCGCTGGGCTGGCCCCGGCACCATCATGGCGTCGGGCAGCCCCTTCTCGGACGTGCCGCACCGCACTCCGGACGGCGTGGACGCGCTCGTTCCGGTGGGCCAGGGCAACAACGTGTTCATCTTTCCGGGGCTGGGCTTCGGAGCGATCATCAGCCGCGCCCGCGAAATCACCGACAACATGGTGATGGAAGCCGCGCAGACGCTGGCCGACCACACCGACATTTCGAGTGGGCGCGTATACCCCAGCATTCAGGAGCTGCGCGAGGTGAGCATTCAGATCGCGGTGCGGGTGGCGCGGCAGGCGATTACCGAGGGCGTGGCCTCCGAGCGGCGGGTGCGCGTCATGAACGATCAGGAACTGATGGCCTTCGTGCGGCGGCGCTACTGGGTGCCGAAATATCTGCCGTACCGCCGCGCCAAGCAGGTCGAGGCGAGCTGA
- a CDS encoding NUDIX domain-containing protein codes for MTNLSRTLPIKRAAHVYIVQNETLLLVAERMDDGSIFYGLPGGKAGAGESLADAAVRQVRHETGLTVTDLNFVSLLEGEMLTGTKNECYANFGRFTAHFRGEIAPTDPEVVGTQWVPFDSVMSLVRYGPPPEVEERNPLIWIPTMDFIKGKAKNYYPI; via the coding sequence ATGACCAACCTGTCTCGCACCCTACCCATCAAGCGGGCGGCCCACGTCTACATCGTCCAGAACGAGACCCTGCTGCTGGTAGCCGAGCGCATGGACGACGGAAGTATCTTCTATGGCCTGCCCGGTGGCAAAGCGGGCGCGGGCGAAAGCCTGGCCGACGCTGCCGTACGGCAGGTGAGGCACGAAACCGGCCTGACCGTGACCGACCTGAATTTCGTGTCGCTGCTGGAAGGCGAGATGCTGACCGGCACCAAGAACGAGTGCTACGCCAACTTCGGGCGATTTACCGCTCACTTCCGGGGCGAGATCGCGCCCACCGATCCGGAAGTGGTCGGGACGCAGTGGGTTCCCTTCGATTCGGTCATGTCGCTGGTGCGCTACGGTCCCCCGCCGGAAGTCGAGGAACGCAACCCGCTGATCTGGATTCCCACGATGGATTTCATCAAGGGAAAGGCCAAGAATTACTATCCGATCTGA